Proteins encoded by one window of Cloeon dipterum chromosome 2, ieCloDipt1.1, whole genome shotgun sequence:
- the Tsp74F gene encoding tetraspanin-11, producing the protein MGKGADMDGCGQFMKYSMFFANFVIFVGGVTVLGIGVWTLADKAFINELLGTNLFMGTVYILMATGGMVALLAFFGCLGAVKEIKCLLLLYFLLVLVIFVVMLVGGILGYVFREKVHDTMEQEMQASIRMYGQKRAVTRAWDATQETLKCCGVNSFQDWGDQLPDSCCIEDEEGKKLPCRYESQNIYPEGCLMLTEMFVKDHAEIIGAAGIITACLLLLGMIFSCALFKSIE; encoded by the exons ATGGGCAAGGGCGCAGACATGGACGGCTGCGGCCAGTTTATGAAATACAGCATGTTTTTCGCAAATTTCGTCATTTTC GTCGGAGGAGTAACGGTGCTTGGCATCGGAGTGTGGACACTGGCGGACAAGGCGTTCATCAACGAGCTGCTCGGCACGAACCTGTTCATGGGCACCGTCTACATCCTGATGGCGACTGGAGGCATGGTTGCCTTGCTCGCATTCTTTGGCTGCCTCGGTGCGGTCAAAGAGATCAAGTGTCTCCTATTGCTG tatttcCTGCTGGTTCTCGTCATTTTTGTAGTCATGCTGGTCGGCGGCATTTTAGGCTATGTGTTCAGGGAAAAGGTTCACGACACCATGGAGCAAGAAATGCAGGCGTCGATTCGAATGTACGGACAGAAAAGAGCAGTCACACGTGCTTGGGACGCAACCCAAGAGACG ttgaaGTGTTGCGGAGTCAACAGCTTTCAAGACTGGGGCGACCAGTTGCCCGATAGCTGCTGCATCGAAGACGAGGAAGGCAAG AAACTTCCGTGTCGCTACGAGTCGCAGAATATTTATCCCGAGGGATGCCTGATGCTGACAGAAATGTTCGTCAAAGATCATGCAGAAATTATTGGCGCGGCTGGTATCATCACCGCGTGCCTTCTT CTCCTGGGAATGATCTTCTCGTGCGCTCTGTTCAAGTCCATTGAGTAA